In Labrus mixtus chromosome 11, fLabMix1.1, whole genome shotgun sequence, a single window of DNA contains:
- the zhx2a gene encoding zinc fingers and homeoboxes protein 2a, with product MSSRRKASTPCMIRPEQTMVELDDDDESHDMEPTVENHSKEGPMETDLSTDTEPAVELDLTGKASDPPAAPDKPANEPPDPPKPQRRQQGGYECKYCPFSTQNLNTFKEHVDANHPNVILNPLYLCAVCNFNTKKFDTLTEHNERCHPGESNFKFKRIKLNNQTILEQTIEGCSNNAAIYNTSTVGRGDELGSLPLNKPTTVKIGKPKIMSSDNKRTESQLGKLTPDLCKTPITAVNVNGTVIIPETTLLKADGLSHIMPSLQRPLNYTQVPKIAVPLNTTKYNPSLDDNLTLISSFNKFPYPTQAELSWLTAASKHPEEQIKVWFTTQRLKQGISWSPEEVEEARKKMFNGTISSVPQTFAVVAPQLNSQSSSSAASKHMQQAASLLQSLPCQLLGQTSLVLTPVANGSTVTCAPLAFTVSSQVVQSLKRPLASPVITTESKRPSIIQTISAPMAASKLASSKLLNFTVDHNKTSEQLSVLRSSYTRCPFPEEDEIYRLIETTGLSRGEIKKWFSEQRLLNLKGVPPPPPVLVKAEMTPAPKDNPVKKAVPSHFPLLERVKGKSSEQLKALEESFQRSSSPTDADLDQLAQETRLSKTEVECWFSERRALRDNMEQALLTMTSKTPEDRVEQPGALLNGASHWEQDGKRSSPHPPALSSSSSSSSPPVLAASSPHPPTLSSSASPPILTSSSSSSPHPPILSASTSPAPISGRSLSLLREMFCRAQWPSPEEYSQLEVQTSLGRTDIVRWFKDHRSALKNGETLDWLESFQNQNVAEQQRTGQEQNGESSDKKQSVSLEVKAAQTEEAGENTAASTEHSDPDKVQRLTDRLAHSEPDLSQAGPDQTSSSTADKGRWVKVTVAVGEQSEDGEERQKLATDTDVLTLEQPGRVTG from the exons ATGTCCAGTCGAAGGAAGGCGTCCACTCCGTGTATGATCCGACCGGAGCAGACCATGGTGGAgctggatgatgatgatgagtcaCATGATATGGAG CCAACCGTGGAGAACCACAGTAAGGAGGGGCCCATGGAGACAGATCTCTCGACAGATACAGAACCTGCTGTGGAGTTGGACCTAACGGGCAAAGCCTCAGACCCCCCCGCAGCTCCAGACAAACCAGCAAACGAGCCGCCGGACCCGCCCAAGCCTCAGCGCAGACAGCAGGGGGGCTACGAGTGTAAATACTGCCCGTTCTCCACACAGAACCTCAACACGTTCAAAGAACACGTCGACGCCAACCACCCCAACGTCATCCTCAACCCCCTGTACCTGTGCGCTGTCTGCAACTTCAACACCAAGAAGTTTGATACCCTGACGGAACACAACGAGAGGTGTCACCCAGGGGAGAGCAACTTTAAATTCAAGCGGATCAAACTGAACAATCAGACAATCCTAGAACAGACGATAGAGGGCTGCAGCAACAACGCGGCCATTTATAACACTTCCACTGTCGGCAGAGGGGACGAACTCGGCTCTCTGCCGCTCAACAAACCCACCACAGTCAAGATCGGTAAACCAAAAATAATGTCGTCGGATAATAAAAGGACAGAGTCTCAGTTGGGTAAGCTGACCCCGGATCTGTGCAAGACTCCAATCACAGCAGTGAACGTGAATGGGACGGTTATCATCCCTGAGACGACTCTACTCAAAGCAGACGGCCTTTCTCACATTATGCCTTCCTTACAGCGGCCTCTAAACTATACTCAG GTGCCGAAGATCGCAGTGCCCCTCAACACAACCAAATACAACCCTTCGCTGGACGACAACCTGACACTCATCTCCTCCTTTAACAAGTTCCCCTACCCGACACAGGCTGAGCTCTCCTGGCTCACCGCAGCCTCCAAACATCCTGAGGAGCAAATCAAAGTCTGGTTCACCACACAGAGGCTCAAACAGGGCATTAGCTGGTCTCCTGAGGAG gtggaggaagccagaaagaaaatgttcaacggcACGATCTCCTCCGTGCCTCAGACCTTTGCCGTGGTCGCGCCTCAGCTCAACTCccaatcctcctcctctgcagcctccAAACACATGCAGCAGGCCGCTTCCCTCCTCCAGTCGCTGCCTTGTCAGCTCCTGGGACAGACCAGCCTGGTGCTAACTCCAGTAGCTAACGGCTCTACGGTCACATGTGCACCGCTGGCATTCACTGTGTCAAGCCAG GTGGTGCAGTCGCTCAAACGCCCGCTGGCCTCCCCTGTGATCACCACAGAGAGTAAAAGACCCTCCATCATTCAGACCATCTCGGCACCCATGGCCGCCTCCAAACTGGCGTCATCCAAACTTCTCAATTTCACAGTCGACCACAATAAAACGTCTGAGCAGCTATCGGTGCTGAGGTCCAGCTACACACGGTGTCCTTTCCCCGAGGAAGATGAG ATCTACAGGCTGATAGAGACCACGGGGCTGTCCAGAGGAGAGATAAAGAAGTGGTTCAGTGAACAGAGGCTCCTTAACCTCAAAG gcgttcctcctcctcctcctgtgctgGTGAAAGCAGAGATGACCCCAGCACCCAAAGATAATCCCGTGAAGAAAGCCGTGCCCAGCCACTTCCCCCTGCTGGAAAGGGTGAAAGGAAAGTCATCGGAGCAGCTGAAGGCACTGGAGGAGAGTTTCCAGAGAAGCAGCTCTCCAACAGATGCAGATCTAG ACCAGCTGGCCCAGGAGACCCGGCTGTCCAAGACGGAGGTGGAGTGTTGGTTTTCAGAGCGGCGGGCGCTGAGGGACAACATGGAGCAGGCTTTACTCACCATGACTTCAAAGACCCCCGAGGACAGAGTGGAGCAGCCGGGGGCGCTGCTGAACGGAGCGTCACATTGGGAGCAGGACGGCAAACGCTCCTCTCCGCATCCACCTGctctgtcttcttcctcctcctcgtcctcgccTCCTGTGCTCGCAGCCTCGTCCCCTCATCCGCCAACCCTGTCCTCCTCAGCATCGCCTCCCATCCtcacttcatcctcctcctcttctcctcatcctcccatCCTGTCGGCCTCCACCAGCCCAGCTCCCATCAGCGGGCGCTCCCTCAGTCTGCTCAGAGAG ATGTTCTGCCGGGCTCAATGGCCGTCGCCCGAGGAATACAGCCAGCTGGAGGTCCAAACAAGCCTCGGACGCACAGACATTGTCCGCTGGTTCAAAGATCATCGCTCTGCGCTGAAGAACGGTGAAACTCTGGACTGGTTGGAAAGTTTCCAAAACCAAAATGTTGCAGAGCAACAGAGAACCGGCCAGGAACAGAACGGAGAGAGCTCTGATAAAAAACAGAGCGTTTCTTTGGAAGTCAAGGCTGCGCAAA CGGAGGAGGCTggtgagaacacagcagcttCGACAGAGCACTCTGACCCAGACAAAGTTCAGCGGCTGACTGACAGGTTAGCCCACAGTGAGCCGGATCTGAGCCAGGCCGGACCTGACCAGACCAGCTCTAGCACTGCTGACAAAGGAAG GTGGGTAAAGGTGACTGTGGCAGTCGGAGAGCAGAGTGAAGACGGAGAGGAACGACAGAAACTGGCAACAGACACTGACGTTCTGACCCTGGAGCAACCTGGAAGGGTCACCGGCTGA
- the derl1 gene encoding derlin-1, producing the protein MSDIGDWFRSIPFITRTWFAASIAVPLIGKLGLVDFRNLMLVPELVFNRFHLWRPVTATLFFPITPNTGFLYMVNLYFLYHYSTRLETGAFDGKPADYIFMLLFNWICIVIVGMLMNMRLLMIPLIMSVLYVWAQFNKDTIVSFWFGTRFKAHYLPWVILAFNFIIGGSFVNELTGNLVGHLYFFLMYKYPVDLGGRSFLSTPEFLYRFFPNRRGGVSGFGVPPSRPAAQQPAGGGRRYNWGEGNRLGGE; encoded by the exons ATGTCAGATATCGGGGACTGGTTCAGAAGCATCCCGTTCATCACCCGGACCTGGTTCGCTGCCTCCATAGCTGTCCCCTTGATTGGGAAACTGGGATTGGTTGATTTTAGGAACCTCATGCTGGTCCCGGAGCTGGTCTTTAACAGATTTCAT CTCTGGAGACCAGTGACAGCCACCCTGTTTTTCCCCATAACACCTAACACTGGGTTTCTGTATATGGTCAACCTGTATTTCCTCTACCACTACTCCACACGGCTAGAAACAG GAGCGTTCGATGGCAAACCTGCAGACTATATTTTCATGCTATTGTTCAACTGGATCTGCATTGTT ATAGTTGGGATGCTGATGAACATGCGG CTGCTGATGATCCCACTGATCATGTCGGTGCTCTATGTGTGGGCTCAGTTCAACAAAGACACGATCGTGTCCTTTTGGTTTGGAACAAGATTCAAG GCACATTATCTACCTTGGGTCATCCTTGCCTTCAACTTCATTATTGGAGGCTC GTTTGTAAATGAACTGACAGGGAATCTGGTGGGCCACCTCTACTTTTTCCTCATGTATAAATACCCCGTGGACCTGGGAGGACGCTCCTTCCTCTCCACACCAGAGTTCTT gtATCGCTTCTTCCCCAATCGGAGGGGAGGGGTGTCAGGCTTTGGAGTCCCTCCCAGCAGACCAGCAGCACAGCAGCCGGCGGGAGGAGGGAGACGATACAACTGGGGCGAAGGCAACCGTCTGGGGGGAGaatga
- the tbc1d31 gene encoding TBC1 domain family member 31 translates to MEVTDIGNKEEGKVWHRKPSAGKIVLVNIVRTAHQAKTVRFLHVAFDTTGDSFLAGDHHGNIYVFDISRNRFRLVQKTGQACTALAFSLRRTTEFLVALTDYTIKCFDKDTKQLVSWMRGHEGAISYISVHGSGRYAISTSSDTAQLWDLDTFQRKRKLNIRQSVGIQRVFFLPLSNTILSCFSDDSIFAWESDTLFCKYQLPVPDSGPKVSYKAFAVTRDGKSLAAGGRSNLLHLWCLDSRQLIRVIQMPTQVRTVRQLEFLPDSFDGGASQTLGVLSQDGLMRFINIHTCKLLFQMGSHDEAITTVTVAPNGRHIVAIMDNGSINVYSIQSLTQELHKPPPSKVAVVSGVEAEQELSNLRVKVRSDGIQRPAKSSGRQTQVKILRPPAGSAAEDKENELPAGLNKKRLVDMLKAFGEYPAKYRMFVWRSLLCLPENHAAYSSLTDKGLHLAYLALQDKYPIKSHKLQRGLQRVLSALAHWAAIFGEVEYLPLVAFPFVKLFQNNPMLCFEVVATVLVNWCQHWFEYFPNPPLNILSMAENVLAHHDKELLQHLVDCGITSQLYVWPLLETLFSEVLTRDEWLKVFDNVFSNHPSFLLMACVAYITCSREPLLLCSQKQDYEYFFHHRNNLDVGAMIKEAYRLMGSTPADIHPKHLLSNFTPLTQGQYPVFNQYPEFIVEYQSREREKIRLQEMEYLRERQEVSALRADFVRRQAEEETYYAQQELLGKAEEQRRNILAQEEEKLTQQRAKLAAMKRELKVKELQLLDATRRRFLKHQQDLRSSQIKGLEQEISRKMDLREQETTAAVQDLEIRQMEMEAQRRRLEQNLLKEQERLGQRVEEEVAMRMRGAKREEESYTELLHSTETNIQALEETLAEACQLGLDSDWQREVAERLQQVDAEQERKRERLAELHRQTLAEEERLADTMRDVVGRKWEDVMRSRAQLQEQQQPPSSDAQRQAAPHRPCVITTAVCVGTNTADPAVRPNPTSPKQTGTNMMCLNSRSPTESTSTVFSLDRGRAKLDSSERELLREIRELRLKLAARAREGSSASSQSVHTLSSVSQ, encoded by the exons ATGGAGGTGACAGACATcggaaacaaagaagaagggAAAGTGTGGCATCGAAAACCATCAGCAGGCAAGAT TGTGTTGGTAAATATCGTCCGCACTGCTCATCAGGCAAAGACGGTGCGTTTCCTCCATGTTGCCTTTGACACCACAGGAGACTCGTTCCTGGCTGGggatcaccatggcaacatctATGTCTTTGACATCAGTAGAAACAG GTTTCGTCTGGTGCAGAAGACAGGACAGGCCTGCACTGCTCTGGCATTCAGCCTCCGGAGGACCACAGAGTTCCTTGTGGCCCTTACTGACTACACCATCAAGTGCTTTGACAAAG ACACAAAGCAGCTGGTCAGTTGGATGCGAGGTCATGAGGGAGCGATCTCGTACATCTCCGTCCACGGCTCAGGCCGCTACGCCATCAGCACATCCTCAGACACGGCTCAGCTCTGGGACCTGGACACCTtccagaggaagaggaagctcAACATCCGGCAGTCTGTCGGCATTCAGAGG gtgtTTTTCCTGCCGCTCAGTAACACCATCCTCAGCTGTTTCAGTGACGACTCCATCTTTGCTTGGGAGAGTGACACACTCTTCTGCAAATATCAGCTCCCTGTTCCTGACAGTGGACCAAAAGTCTCCTACAAGGCCTTCGCTGTCACACG TGATGGTAAGAGCCTTGCTGCTGGTGGGCGCTCCAACCTGCTGCACCTGTGGTGTTTGGACAGCAGGCAGCTTATCAGGGTTATTCAGATGCCCACGCAGGTCCGAACCGTAAGACAACTGGAATTTCTGCCTGACAGCTTTGACGGAGGCGCCAGTCAG aCGCTAGGTGTACTGAGTCAGGACGGCCTGATGCGCTTCATCAACATTCACACCTGCAAGCTGCTTTTCCAAATGGGTTCCCATGACGAAGCCATCACAACAGTGACAGTCGCTCCTAACGGCCGGCACATTGTGGCCATCATGGACAACGGCAGCATCAATGTCTACAGCATTCAGAGTCTCACACAGGAACTACACAAG CCTCCGCCCTCCAAGGTGGCCGTGGTTTCGGGAGTTGAAGCTGAACAGGAGTTGTCTAATCTGAGAGtcaaggtcaggtcagacggcATTCAAAGACCAGCAAAGAGTTCTGGGAGGCAGACTCAGGTGAAGATACTCAGACCTCCTGCTGGGTCTGCAGCTGAGGATAAAGAG AATGAACTGCCTGCTGGTCTGAATAAGAAGAGACTAGTTGATATGCTCAAAGCATTCGGAGAGTATCCTGCTAAATACAG gatGTTTGTATGGCGGTCTTTGTTGTGTCTCCCAGAGAACCATGCGGCATACAGCAGTCTGACGGATAAAGGCCTGCATTTAGCCTACCTCGCTCTGCAGGATAAATATCCCATCAAAAGTCACAAGCTACAGAGGGGGCTGCAGAG AGTTTTGTCAGCCTTAGCTCACTGGGCGGCCATCTTTGGAGAGGTGGAGTACCTTCCCTTGGTGGCCTTTCCTTTTGTCAAGCTATTCCAGAACAACCCAATGCTCTGCTTCGAGGTGGTAGCCACCGTCCTAG TAAACTGGTGTCAGCATTGGTTTGAGTACTTTCCCAACCCTCCTCTGAACATCCTGAGCATGGCGGAGAACGTTCTGGCTCATCACGACAaggagctgctgcagcaccTTGTGGACTGTGGAATCACCTCGCAG CTCTATGTTTGGCCCCTGCTGGAGACACTGTTCTCTGAGGTGTTGACTCGCGACGAGTGGCTCAAAGTCTTCGATAACGTCTTCTCCAATCACCCGTCGTTTCTGCTCATGGCCTGTGTGGCCTACATCACCTGCTCTCGTGAGCCCCTGCTGCTCTGTTCTCAGAAACAGGACTATGAG TATTTTTTCCACCATCGTAACAACCTGGATGTGGGAGCCATGATAAAGGAGGCGTACAGGCTCATGGGCAGCACACCAGCTGACATCCATCCCAAGCATCTGCTCTCTAACTTTACACCCCTGACCCAAGGCCAGTACCCTGTGTTCAACCAGTACCCAGAATTCATAGTGGAGTACCAAAGCCGGGAGAGGGAGAAGATACGGCTGCAGGAGATGGAGTATCTCCGCGAGAG GCAGGAGGTGTCGGCCCTGCGTGCAGATTTTGTGCGTCGCCAGGCTGAAGAGGAGACCTATTATGCACAACAG GAGCTGCTGGGGAAGGCAGAGGAACAACGCAGAAACATTCTGgcacaagaggaggaaaaactAACACAACAGAGGGCAAA GTTGGCCGCCATGAAGAGAGAGCTGAAGGTGAAGGAGTTGCAGCTGCTGGATGCTACCAGAAGGCGTTTCCTCAAGCATCAGCAGGACCTGAGATCCTCACAAATCAAAGGGTTAGAGCAGGAGATCAGCAGAAAG ATGGATCTGCGGGAGCAAGAAACAACTGCAGCAGTCCAGGATCTAGAAATCAGACAGATGGAGATGGAGGCTCAGAGGCGGCGACTTGAACAG AACCTGTTGAAGGAACAGGAGCGCCTGGGACaaagggtggaggaggaggtggcgaTGAGGATGAGGGGGGCGAAGCGGGAGGAGGAGAGCTACACAGAGCTGCTACACAGCACAGAGACTAACATACAG gcccTGGAGGAGACCCTGGCGGAGGCGTGCCAGCTGGGCTTGGATTCAGACTGGCAGAGAGAGGTGGCGGAGCGGTTGCAGCAGGTGGATGCcgagcaggagaggaagagggagagactgGCAGAGCTTCACAGACAAACcctggcagaggaggagagactggcTGACACCATGAGAGATGTGGTGGGACGGAAG TGGGAGGACGTGATGAGAAGCAGAGCTCAGTtacaggagcagcagcagcccccgTCTTCAG ATGCACAGAGACAGGCAGCTCCTCATAGACCCTGTGTCATCactactgctgtgtgtgtcggAACCAACACTGCTGACCCAGCAGTCAGACCCAACCCCACCTCCCCGAAGCAGACAGGAACCAACATGATGTGTCTGAACAGCCGTTCACCTACAGAGAGCACCTCCACCGTCT TTTCTCTGGATCGAGGCCGGGCCAAGCTGGACAGCAGcgagagagagctgctgaggGAAATCAGAGAGCTGAGACTGAAACTTGCAGCCAGAGCGAGAGAGGGCAGCTCAGCCTCCTCACAGTCTGTCCACACACTGTCCTCTGTCTCCCAGTGA